Proteins encoded within one genomic window of Fusarium musae strain F31 chromosome 4, whole genome shotgun sequence:
- a CDS encoding hypothetical protein (EggNog:ENOG41), producing the protein MAAAAAPPGDGDGEEPWRPPPGSRAVGHYLCKGDSKDKDSALPSVILFPYKQYIDRLLNYSRVLDCVPSGRSACMLCIKHDNLFATNPGLRWLLREIQASTENCAHIIGRKTTLDKYIY; encoded by the exons atggccgccgccgccgctccCCCGGGTGACGGGGATGGTGAGGAGCCCTGGCGCCCTCCTCCTGGTTCACGAGCTGTAGGTCACTACCTCTGTAAGGGAGACTCCAAGGATAAAGACTCTGCGCTTCCCTCAGTTATCCTGTTCCCTTACAAGCAATATATCGATCGCCTACTGAACTATAGCCGTGTCCTCGACTGTGTCCCCAGTGGCCGCTCCGCCTGCATGCTCTGTATTAAG CACGATAACCTGTTCGCGACCAACCCGGGTCTGCGCTGGCTCCTCCGCGAGATCCAGGCTAGCACTGAGAACTGTGCGCATATTATCGGTAGGAAGACGACCCTGGATAAGTACATTTACTAA
- a CDS encoding hypothetical protein (EggNog:ENOG41), translated as MSDRVSIIKGDDLVPTNDTFSKTSLPKTNPLEHQTVTAPSLPSSQSESINMGPNYGNLPLGLRPSVVVPPEDVPPGHVRLPGGFMCPSDPVVDLTQPKEEPKGGGGSETSVYHCPSGILEPEDADEFPGEHFPDGERSLNILSPIGPKRPKLYLRDDRLPVAPVGPTSSPFEEYSTLYQGIDSPFPQSVGPEYLNPIDPATRLRMTPHHAINFPTPGFIQPVEPYHPKPIVPGFPEPIGPPPSQPMIYYYAEHVFDPHGEALSPAPIHQMAPPQTDTNDSDFAQSAIPQGPQAIAAGEPQPQRSGSLGEMLSGTEEVPASAPRRRSTITFNPNAIEFTPSPTAAGLANPGATELALIPTDTGVATYEATELTHNPADLGMIPYEETGVEGFVAPDACAEATMAEAVQDTYKKILAIEDERDREDALNEFYYMQAKPWTDEMTRLEKEEQELEERKRRFARKN; from the coding sequence ATGTCTGACCGTGTGTCTATTATCAAGGGGGACGACCTTGTTCCCACCAACGACACTTTCTCCAAGACTAGTCTTCCCAAGACTAACCCTCTTGAGCACCAGACAGTCACTGCCCCTTctctgccatcttctcagtCAGAAAGTATTAACATGGGCCCCAACTACGGCAACCTCCCCTTGGGTCTCCGGCCCTCCGTTGTTGTCCCTCCTGAGGATGTCCCTCCTGGACATGTCCGCCTTCCTGGTGGATTCATGTGTCCTAGTGACCCTGTTGTTGATCTTACTCAACCCAAGGAGGAACCGAAGGGGGGCGGTGGCTCTGAGACTAGTGTGTATCACTGCCCAAGCGGTATCCTCGAGCCCGAGGACGCTGATGAGTTTCCCGGTGAGCACTTTCCAGATGGCGAGCGTTCACTGAATATCCTTTCTCCCATCGGTCCTAAGCGACCTAAACTCTACCTGCGGGACGACCGCCTCCCCGTGGCTCCAGTTGGACCGACATCTTCGCCCTTCGAGGAGTACAGCACCCTGTACCAGGGCATCGACTCCCCGTTCCCTCAGTCTGTCGGCCCTGAGTACCTGAACCCAATTGATCCGGCGACTCGTCTTCGTATGACACCACACCATGCTATCAATTTCCCAACCCCTGGCTTTATTCAGCCCGTTGAACCTTACCACCCCAAGCCAATTGTGCCTGGTTTCCCTGAGCCTATTGGTCCTCCCCCATCTCAGCCTATGATCTACTATTATGCTGAGCATGTTTTTGACCCTCATGGCGAGGCTCTTAGTCCTGCCCCTATCCATCAGATGGCCCCTCCCCAGACTGACACCAACGACTCCGACTTTGCTCAGTCTGCCATCCCCCAAGGCCCACAGGCTATTGCTGCCGGTGAACCCCAGCCCCAGCGCAGCGGCTCCCTGGGCGAGATGCTCAGCGGTACTGAGGAGGTTCCCGCCTCGGCTCCTCGCCGCCGTTCTACCATTACTTTCAATCCCAATGCGATTGAATTCACGCCTAGTCCCACTGCTGCTGGATTGGCCAACCCTGGAGCGACTGAGCTCGCACTCATCCCTACCGATACTGGAGTTGCTACCTATGAAGCCACTGAGCTCACTCATAACCCTGCCGATCTTGGCATGATTCCCTACGAGGAAACTGGCGTTGAGGGTTTCGTTGCCCCAGATGCTTGTGCTGAAGCTACTATGGCCGAGGCCGTCCAGGATACGTACAAGAAGATTCTGGCCATCGAGGATGAGCGTGATCGTGAGGATGCGCTTAACGAGTTTTATTACATGCAGGCTAAGCCCTGGACTGATGAGATGACTCgtcttgagaaggaggaacAGGAGCTCGAGGAGCGCAAGCGCCGATTTGCCCGCAAAAACTAG
- a CDS encoding hypothetical protein (EggNog:ENOG41) — protein MASQYESINVLNVLFSPGKSDQVVANRRDRLAARGPGQESNLVLPANLWLWEPMFGPPKSRDGFNIGIVCARPSHYNTASHIVDEFWDASSSGRSRRDPNIYSIGRIGDHSVVIALLSLDGKVNSAAAVASLRASYPRLELVLVTGICGGVPGPHAGEELLLGDVVISKALVQHDFGRQYPDKFEVKNKLDDCLGRPAKNIRNFVAQLQTNRIRTEVEDRALVHLKELQKRAKETLRGADYRYPGADSDRLFPPTYVHRHHLGCEECVEGTAEVCDRSRELPCSEMGCDDRELVQRHRLDARCNLERAGGIDEAQAPYIFVGHLGSGDIVFNSGEERDRLAQAHDLIAFETGGAGLWDEFPCIVVKGVCNYADSHKNKEWQNFAAATAAAVSKALIEEYPKTDGQGDEGRVVSDAPVFHADVSKCNIVTGFTSSGGTQIINFG, from the exons ATGGCATCGCAATATGAATCAATTAACGTGTTGAATGTCCTGTTCTCCCCAGGCAAATCAGATCAGGTTGTGGCCAATCGACGCGATCGACTTGCCGCCCGAGGCCCTGGTCAGG AATCAaatcttgttcttcctgCAAATCTATGGTTGTGGGAACCAATGTTCGGTCCACCGAAAAGccgcgatggcttcaacatTGGCATAGTCTGTGCCCGGCCATCCCATTATAACACCGCGAGCCATATCGTTGATGAGTTCTGGGATGCAAGCAGTTCTGGCAGATCAAGGAGGGACCCCAATATTTACTCGATCGGCCGTATTGGAGACCACTCTGTGGTCATCGCCCTTCTCTCACTAGACGGAAAAGTCAATTCTGCAGCTGCGGTCGCCAGTCTTCGTGCCAGTTACCCAAGGCTCGAGCTCGTGTTGGTTACTGGTATATGTGGCGGTGTTCCTGGTCCGCATGCTGGCGAAGAGCTGCTTCTAGGTGACGTAGTAATCAGCAAGGCTCTTGTCCAACATGATTTTGGGAGGCAATATCCGGACAAGTTTGAGGTTAAGAACAAGCTTGATGATTGCTTGGGAAGGCCAGCAAAGAACATACGCAATTTTGTCGCTCAGCTTCAAACAAACAGAATCCGTACCGAAGTGGAAGACAGGGCATTGGTTCACTTGAAGGAGCTTCAAAAACGCGCCAAAGAAACACTCCGAGGTGCAGATTACCGGTACCCCGGAGCAGACAGCGACCGTCTATTCCCTCCAACATATGTCCACAGACACCATTTAGGCTGCGAAGAGTGTGTAGAGGGCACTGCCGAAGTTTGCGATAGGAGTCGCGAGCTTCCATGCAGTGAAATGGGATGCGATGATAGAGAATTGGTTCAGAGACATCGGCTTGATGCTCGTTGCAATTTAGAAAGAGCTGGGGGTATCGATGAAGCTCAAGCCCCATACATATTCGTCGGGCATCTGGGCTCTGGAGATATCGTCTTCAATTCAGGCGAAGAGCGCGACAGACTTGCACAAGCACATGATCTCATCGCGTTCGAGACTGGAGGCGCTGGCCTTTGGGATGAATTTCCCTGTATCGTTGTCAAAGGCGTCTGCAACTACGCGGACAGCCACAAGAACAAGGAATGGCAGAACTTTGCTGCAGCGACGGCTGCCGCAGTGTCAAAAGCACTCATTGAAGAGTATCCCAAGACAGATGGGCAGGGTGATGAAGGTCGGGTGGTTAGCGATGCACCAGTGTTTCATGCTGATGTGTCAAAGTGCAATATTGTTACCGGTTTTACATCAAGTGGTGGGACACAGATCATCAACTTTGgatga